The Archangium lipolyticum genome contains a region encoding:
- a CDS encoding alpha/beta hydrolase: protein MKVPTRIIWALRRLVLVLGGGGFAAVLFLACEHVLMKESADGAPPATSSSEKYEVGRLLSRPGAPTVEAPERGLRPLGFGGERDGLLYVPEGYRADRPAPLLVMLHGSKGTAREALEPWLELADGAGLLLLAPESRVHTWDIVLLDGGYGPDVTFIDRALVYVFERYAVDPRHLVLAGFSDGASFALSLGLTNGDLFSHVVAFSPGFAEPAMLRGRPELFISHGSEDPVLPVADCGRSIASRVKDAGYTVRYREFDGPHTVPSDIVREALVWFITP from the coding sequence ATGAAGGTACCCACCCGCATCATCTGGGCACTCCGGAGGCTCGTGCTCGTCCTGGGTGGAGGAGGTTTCGCGGCGGTGCTTTTCCTGGCGTGCGAGCACGTGCTCATGAAGGAGTCGGCGGACGGAGCTCCGCCGGCCACGAGCTCGAGCGAGAAGTACGAGGTGGGAAGGCTGCTCTCGCGTCCGGGTGCTCCCACGGTGGAGGCTCCGGAGCGGGGCCTGCGGCCGTTGGGGTTTGGCGGTGAGCGGGACGGGCTCCTCTACGTGCCCGAGGGGTACCGGGCGGACCGGCCCGCGCCGTTGCTGGTGATGCTGCACGGCTCGAAGGGCACCGCGCGCGAGGCCCTGGAGCCATGGCTGGAGCTGGCGGACGGGGCGGGTCTCCTCCTGCTCGCGCCGGAGTCCCGCGTCCACACGTGGGACATCGTCCTGCTCGATGGGGGGTATGGGCCAGACGTCACCTTCATCGACCGGGCGCTGGTGTACGTCTTCGAGCGCTACGCGGTGGACCCAAGGCACCTCGTCCTCGCGGGCTTCTCGGACGGGGCGTCGTTCGCGCTGTCCCTGGGGCTCACCAATGGAGACCTGTTCAGCCACGTGGTGGCGTTCTCGCCGGGCTTCGCGGAACCGGCGATGCTGCGCGGCAGGCCGGAGCTGTTCATCTCCCACGGGTCGGAGGACCCGGTGTTGCCCGTCGCGGATTGCGGACGGAGCATCGCCTCGCGGGTGAAGGACGCGGGCTACACGGTGCGCTACCGCGAGTTCGACGGGCCCCACACCGTTCCGTCCGACATCGTCCGCGAGGCGCTGGTCTGGTTCATCACGCCGTGA